CTGGACAGCGAGATGACCGTGTTGTCGGCCACTGGCGTTAGTCAGCAGCGACTCACCGTCTACAGCATGGCGCCGGCGCTGATCGTCGCGCTGTTGGTGGGCTGGCTAAGCATGGGCCTGGCGCCGCAAGGTGTGGCCAGCGTAGCGCGCATCCTCAACGAGCAGGATGCCCTGACCGAACTCGATACTCTGGTGCCGGGGCGCTTCCAGTCGTTGCGCGATGGATCGCGGGTGACCTACTCGCAGGAGCTGTCGCCTGATCGCAGCGAGCTGCGCGGCGTGTTCATGTCGGAGAAACGCTTCTCCACCGATGGCACCTCGGAGCGTGGCATTACCGTGCTGGTAGCCGAAAGTGGTCGTCAGGAAATTCAGGAAGATGGCAGCCGCTATCTGATTCTGGAAAACGGCTATCGCTATGACGGCGAGCCGGGCGAGGCCGATTATCGGGCCATCCAGTACGACACCTATGGTGTGTTGCTGCCCAAGCCGGAGGTCGCCATCGAAGCCAGTGAGCGTGAGGCGACGCCGACCCGTGAGCTGTTCGGCAGCGACGACCCGCGCATGCAGGCCGAGCTGCAATGGCGCCTGTCACTGCCGTTGCTGGTGTTCATCGTCACCCTGCTGGCCGTGCCGCTGTCGAAGGTCAATCCGCGTCAGGGGCGCTTCCTCAAACTGTTGCCGGCTATCTTCCTCTATATGGCTTACCTTGGCCTGCTGATCGCCGCTCGTGGTGCGCTGGACAAGGGCCGTTTGCCGGCGGCGCTGGGGTTGTGGTGGGTGCATGGCATCTTCTTCGCCATCGGCATGCTGTTGTTGTATTGGGAGCGTCTGAGTCTGTGGTGGGCCAGTCGTCGTGCGCCGGTGTCGGAGGTGGCTCATGGCTAAGTTGGATCGCTACATTGGCACCCAGGTGTTCTTCGCCATTCTGGCGGTGCTGGGCATCATTCTCGGCCTGGCACTGCTGTTCGCTTTCATCGACGAGTTGGGCGACCTGAACAAGGGCGATTACGGTCTTGGTCAGGCGCTCTGGTACGTCTTGCTGACCGCGCCGCGTCGCGCCTACGAGATGCTGCCGATGGCGGCGCTGATCGGTTGCCTGATCGGTCTCGGCACGCTCGCCAGCAACAGCGAGCTGACCATCATGCGTGCGGCCGGTGTTTCCATCGGGCGCATCGTTTGGGCGGTAATGAAGCCCATGCTGGTGCTGATGCTGGCCGGCATTCTGATCGGTGAATACGTTGCGCCGCTGACCGAAAACCAGGCGCAGGCGGATCGCGCCCTGGCTCAGGGGGGCGGTGCGGCGCAGAGCTCCAAGCGCGGTATGTGGCACCGTCAGGGGCAGGAATACGTGCACATCAACGCCGTGCAGCCCAGTGGCGTCCTGCTCGGGGTGACGCGTTATCGCTTCGATGACGAGCGTCGTCTGCTTTCCTCCAGTTTCGCCCGTCGCGCCGAATACCGTGATAACCACTGGATGCTGCGCAACGTGCAGACCACGCTGCTGCATGAGGACCGTTCCGAGGTGATCAACCAGCCGGAAGATCGCTGGGAGATCGAGCTCAATCCGGAGCTGCTCGGTACCGTGGTGATGGAGCCTGAGGCGCTGTCGGTCACCGGGCTGTGGCAGTACATCCATTACCTGGGTGAGCAGGGTCTGAACAACGCACGCTACTGGCTGGCATTTTGGACCAAGGTGCTGCAGCCACTGGTAACCGGCGCGCTGGTCTTGATGGCGATTTCCTTCATCTTCGGCCCGCTGCGCTCGGTGACCCTGGGGCAACGCGTATTCACCGGTGTGCTGGTGGGCTTCATCTTCCGTATCGCCCAGGACCTGCTGGGCCCATCGAGCCTGGTATTCGGTTTCTCGCCGCTGCTGGCGGTGTTGGTGCCGGCCGGTATCTGTGCGCTGGCCGGGGTTTGGCTGTTGCGCCGAGCTGGATGAGTCGTTTGCACGCATGAAAAAGCCGGTTCATTGAACCGGCTTTTTTGCATCTGCTCTGGGCTATTTTTTGTGAATGTTCTTCGGCAACTGCACCATGCGGCTGTCGGAGTAGATGTCGTGCCAGGTGCGGCCCTGCTTGTCCCACAGTAGCCAGAGGAATCCCAGGCCAGCGAACAGCCACGAGCCGATGGCGACCACGAAACGCAGCAGTGCCTGCCACAGGTCGATGGCGCTGCCATCGGCATTCTGGATGCGTAGCCCCCAGGCCTGCATGCCCAGTGTCTGGCCATTGTGCGTCCAGAACTTGGCGAAGAAGGCGAACAGCGACAGCAGCACCAGGCTGGCGAGAATCGGATCATGATCCAGGGCGCCGGCCTCGGCCATGGCCATCAGTGCATCGCCGCCGTGAATCAGGCGCAGGATGCCCTGTTGATAGATCAGGGTGACCACCATGATCAGTGCCACGCAGAGCAGGAAGTCGTAGAAGAGGGCCGCCAGGCGACGAATCAGCCCGGCAGTGGGGAAGTCTCCCTGCGGACGTAATTGGTGTTTCGGCATGATGGGCTCGCTGAGACGAAAGTGCGCGCCATTCTAACAGCCTGCTAACCGCGACTTTGCGATCGATATAAAGATGTGCTTGGGCTATCTGTAACCTGGCGCTGCGAAAGGTGGGTTAAAGAAATGACAGGCAAAAAAAACCCCTGACGGAAATCAGGGGTTCTTCAAAGCAGCGGCGATTAGCCCAGGACTTGAACCTGGTCAGCCTGCATGCCTTTTTGACCTTGCACAGCTACGAAGCTGACTTTCTGGCCTTCTTTCAGGCTCTTGAAGCCGTTACCTTCGATCGCGCGGAAGTGCACGAACAGATCCGGACCGCTTTCGGGAGTGATAAAACCAAAACCTTTCTCGTCGTTAAACCACTTGACGGTACCGTTCTGACGATTCGACATGTCTTTTTCCTTGAAACTAGAGTTGATGACAGCCTCCGAGTATAGAGGGCTGAGACTGGTTGCAAGGAGTTATAGAAGTCGAGCGGGATGTAGCGGATCTAGATGATCTGCTGCACCAGAGTCACGATTCACAGCGACCCATGCAAACAGTTGGCTCACTCTACGCTAACTTTTGCGCAATTGCCAACCCCCGCCAGCAAGGTCGCCGGCCAGGTTTTGCGGGGCTTGCCGGGGTGTCGGAAAAGTTTTTCGGCAACATGCTTGCAACAATTGCCCAAGTTGTTCGTGCAGATACGAAAAAGCCCGCAAGACAATGTCTTGCGGGCTTCGAATCGTGGTGCCCCGGGGGAGACTCGAACTCCCACTCCTTTCGAAAACGGATTTTGAATCCGCCGCGTCTACCGATTCCGCCACCGGGGCACAATGGCGGCGCAGTATAGGGATGCGCCTGGCGTCGGTCAATCGGCGTTAGTGCAGTGGTTGGTTGATCTACTAACGGCCGATGGCGCAGCTAGTGGCATCCGGCTTTGATTGCGTCGTTGCTGCTAGAATCGTCAGCTGTCATCAAGGGCGCTGGGTGTGGCGTATATAAAGGTGTCGGGGCAGTCCAATGTTGGGAGGGGGAGTGATCAACGTCTTGCGCGGTGCACTTGTTGCCGGTCTGCTATTTGCCTCTGTTGCGCAGGCCGGAACGCTGACCTATGTCGTGAACGATGAAAGCTGGATGCCGTACTGGATTGTCGAGGATCAGCAGGTCAGCGGCATCTTCCATGAGTTAATGCTCGCGCTGGATGAGCGTTTGCCTGAACAACTGCAAGCCAGTCATCCGCAGCCGTCTTTGCGTACGCAGAAGCTGTTCCGTGAGGGGTATCTGCAGATCGAGTGCTGTGTGAGCAAGAGTTGGCGCAGCGACGCTGATCAGGCCGAAGTCTCACTGTGGACAGTGCCGGTTCTGCAGGCCGAGGAAATGCTGATCTTCGCGCCTGGCAGGCGCTTTGCCTATGAGCGTCTGCAGGACCTGCAGGGGCGTTAGATTGCCACGGTGCGTGGTTATGGTTACGTCGGTAGCGAGTATTTCCAGCGCAACGATGGGGCCGATGTGCGGGCGCTGATCTATCTGGTGGCGCAGGGG
The genomic region above belongs to Pseudomonas sediminis and contains:
- the lptF gene encoding LPS export ABC transporter permease LptF; protein product: MIVFRYLSREVLVTLSAVSAVLLVIIMSGRFIKYLGQAAQGVLDPGVLFLIMGYRIPGFLQLILPLGLFLGFLLAYGRLYLDSEMTVLSATGVSQQRLTVYSMAPALIVALLVGWLSMGLAPQGVASVARILNEQDALTELDTLVPGRFQSLRDGSRVTYSQELSPDRSELRGVFMSEKRFSTDGTSERGITVLVAESGRQEIQEDGSRYLILENGYRYDGEPGEADYRAIQYDTYGVLLPKPEVAIEASEREATPTRELFGSDDPRMQAELQWRLSLPLLVFIVTLLAVPLSKVNPRQGRFLKLLPAIFLYMAYLGLLIAARGALDKGRLPAALGLWWVHGIFFAIGMLLLYWERLSLWWASRRAPVSEVAHG
- the lptG gene encoding LPS export ABC transporter permease LptG; amino-acid sequence: MAKLDRYIGTQVFFAILAVLGIILGLALLFAFIDELGDLNKGDYGLGQALWYVLLTAPRRAYEMLPMAALIGCLIGLGTLASNSELTIMRAAGVSIGRIVWAVMKPMLVLMLAGILIGEYVAPLTENQAQADRALAQGGGAAQSSKRGMWHRQGQEYVHINAVQPSGVLLGVTRYRFDDERRLLSSSFARRAEYRDNHWMLRNVQTTLLHEDRSEVINQPEDRWEIELNPELLGTVVMEPEALSVTGLWQYIHYLGEQGLNNARYWLAFWTKVLQPLVTGALVLMAISFIFGPLRSVTLGQRVFTGVLVGFIFRIAQDLLGPSSLVFGFSPLLAVLVPAGICALAGVWLLRRAG
- a CDS encoding RDD family protein is translated as MPKHQLRPQGDFPTAGLIRRLAALFYDFLLCVALIMVVTLIYQQGILRLIHGGDALMAMAEAGALDHDPILASLVLLSLFAFFAKFWTHNGQTLGMQAWGLRIQNADGSAIDLWQALLRFVVAIGSWLFAGLGFLWLLWDKQGRTWHDIYSDSRMVQLPKNIHKK
- a CDS encoding cold-shock protein, with amino-acid sequence MSNRQNGTVKWFNDEKGFGFITPESGPDLFVHFRAIEGNGFKSLKEGQKVSFVAVQGQKGMQADQVQVLG